One window of the uncultured Fusobacterium sp. genome contains the following:
- the rplR gene encoding 50S ribosomal protein L18, giving the protein MFKKVDRQAVRTRKHLSIRNKISGTADRPRLSVYRSNNNIFAQLIDDVNGVTLVSASTIDKALKANIANGGNVEAAKTVGKALAERAAAKGITNIVFDRSGYKYTGRVAALAEAAREAGLSF; this is encoded by the coding sequence TTGTTTAAGAAGGTAGATAGACAAGCTGTAAGAACAAGAAAGCATTTATCAATCAGAAACAAAATTTCTGGTACAGCTGATAGACCAAGACTTTCTGTATATAGATCAAACAACAATATCTTTGCTCAATTAATAGATGATGTTAATGGAGTAACTCTAGTTTCTGCATCAACTATTGATAAAGCATTAAAAGCAAATATTGCAAATGGTGGAAATGTAGAAGCTGCTAAAACTGTAGGAAAAGCATTAGCAGAAAGAGCAGCAGCTAAAGGAATAACAAATATCGTATTCGATAGATCAGGATACAAATACACAGGAAGAGTAGCAGCTCTTGCTGAGGCAGCTAGAGAAGCTGGATTAAGCTTCTAA
- the rpmD gene encoding 50S ribosomal protein L30, with translation MVKLRIELVKSIIGRKPNHIATVKSLGLKKMNDVVEHVETPELKGKLAQVSYLLKVEEVQA, from the coding sequence ATGGTAAAGCTTAGAATAGAGCTTGTAAAAAGCATAATCGGAAGAAAGCCTAACCACATAGCAACTGTAAAGTCGCTAGGGCTTAAGAAGATGAATGATGTTGTGGAGCATGTAGAAACTCCTGAGTTAAAAGGAAAACTAGCTCAAGTTTCTTACTTACTTAAAGTAGAGGAGGTGCAAGCTTAA
- the rpsE gene encoding 30S ribosomal protein S5 — protein sequence MSKLANREEKQYQEKLLKISRVSKTTKGGRTISFSVLAAVGDGEGKVGLGLGKANGVPDAIRKALSSAKKNLVDVSLKGSTIPHETEGKWGATTLWMAPAYEGTGVIAGSATREILELVGVHDILTKIKGSRNKHNVARATIEALKSLRTAEQIAALRGKEVKDILS from the coding sequence TTGTCTAAGTTAGCAAATAGAGAAGAAAAACAATATCAAGAAAAATTATTAAAGATATCAAGAGTTTCTAAGACAACTAAAGGAGGAAGAACAATATCTTTCTCAGTTTTAGCAGCTGTTGGTGATGGAGAAGGAAAAGTTGGATTAGGATTAGGAAAAGCTAATGGTGTACCTGATGCTATAAGAAAAGCACTTTCTTCTGCAAAGAAAAATTTAGTAGATGTTTCTCTAAAAGGATCTACTATTCCTCATGAAACTGAAGGAAAATGGGGAGCAACAACTTTATGGATGGCACCAGCTTATGAAGGAACTGGAGTTATCGCTGGATCTGCAACAAGAGAGATATTAGAACTTGTTGGAGTACATGACATATTAACTAAAATTAAAGGTTCTAGAAACAAACACAACGTTGCTAGAGCTACAATAGAAGCTTTAAAATCACTTAGAACAGCTGAGCAAATCGCTGCTTTAAGAGGTAAAGAAGTTAAAGATATCTTAAGCTAG
- the rpsC gene encoding 30S ribosomal protein S3: MGQKVDPRGLRLGITRAWDSNWYADKKEYAKYFHEDVKIREYVKKNYFHAGIAKVKIERTSPSNVVVLVYTAKAGIIIGRKGAEIDNLRVNLEKLTGKKVTVKVQEVKEFNKDAVLVAENIATSIEKRVAYKRAVSQAVMRAMRAGAKGIKVMVSGRLNGAEIARAEWVVEGKVPLHTLRADIDYATATAHTTYGALGIKVWVFHGEVLPTKREGGEA, from the coding sequence GTGGGACAAAAAGTAGACCCTAGAGGACTAAGACTTGGAATTACAAGAGCTTGGGATTCTAACTGGTATGCAGATAAAAAGGAATACGCTAAGTACTTCCATGAAGATGTAAAAATCAGAGAGTATGTTAAGAAAAACTACTTCCACGCAGGAATAGCAAAAGTAAAAATTGAAAGAACTTCTCCTTCAAATGTAGTAGTTCTTGTTTACACAGCTAAAGCGGGAATAATCATCGGAAGAAAAGGTGCTGAAATAGATAACTTAAGAGTAAATCTTGAGAAATTAACTGGAAAGAAAGTAACTGTAAAAGTACAAGAAGTTAAAGAATTTAACAAAGATGCTGTACTAGTAGCAGAAAACATCGCTACTTCAATTGAGAAAAGGGTAGCATACAAAAGAGCTGTAAGCCAAGCTGTAATGAGAGCTATGAGAGCTGGAGCTAAAGGAATCAAAGTTATGGTTTCAGGAAGACTAAATGGAGCAGAAATTGCCAGAGCTGAGTGGGTAGTTGAAGGAAAAGTTCCTTTACATACATTAAGAGCTGATATTGATTATGCAACAGCAACAGCTCACACAACTTATGGAGCTCTTGGAATAAAAGTATGGGTTTTCCATGGTGAAGTTCTTCCAACTAAAAGGGAAGGAGGAGAAGCGTAG
- the rplX gene encoding 50S ribosomal protein L24, which produces MHVKTGDMVYVISGKDKGKTGKVVKVFPKKGKVVVEGINIVTKHMKPTPINPQGGVVSKPAAIFSSKVMLFDEKAGKPTRVGYKMVDGKKVRYSKVSGEVL; this is translated from the coding sequence ATACATGTAAAAACTGGAGATATGGTTTATGTAATATCTGGTAAAGATAAAGGTAAAACAGGTAAAGTTGTAAAAGTATTCCCTAAAAAAGGAAAAGTTGTAGTTGAAGGAATAAATATAGTAACTAAACATATGAAGCCAACTCCAATAAACCCACAAGGTGGAGTTGTTAGCAAACCAGCAGCTATATTCTCATCTAAAGTAATGTTATTCGATGAGAAAGCTGGAAAACCAACAAGAGTTGGATACAAAATGGTAGATGGTAAGAAAGTAAGATACTCAAAAGTATCAGGAGAAGTTCTATAA
- the rplN gene encoding 50S ribosomal protein L14 — translation MVQQQTILNVADNSGAKKLMIIRVLGGSKKRFGRIGDIVVASVKEAIPGGNVKKGDVVKAVIVRTKKELRREDGSYIKFDDNAGVIINNNNEPKATRIFGPVARELRAKNFMKILSLAPEVI, via the coding sequence ATGGTACAACAACAAACTATCCTTAACGTTGCTGACAACTCAGGTGCAAAAAAATTAATGATAATCAGAGTACTTGGTGGATCTAAGAAAAGATTCGGAAGAATCGGAGACATCGTTGTAGCATCTGTTAAAGAAGCGATCCCTGGTGGAAACGTTAAAAAAGGTGACGTAGTTAAGGCTGTAATAGTTAGAACTAAAAAAGAATTAAGAAGAGAAGATGGATCATATATAAAATTTGATGATAACGCAGGAGTTATAATCAATAACAACAATGAACCAAAAGCAACAAGAATATTTGGACCAGTTGCAAGAGAGTTAAGAGCTAAAAACTTCATGAAGATTTTATCTCTAGCTCCAGAAGTAATCTAA
- the rplV gene encoding 50S ribosomal protein L22 has product MEARAITRYVRMSPRKARLVADLVRGKSALEALDILEFTNKKAARLIKKTLASAIANATNNFKMDEDKLVVSTIMINDGPALKRIMPRAMGRADIIRKPTAHIVVAVSEK; this is encoded by the coding sequence GTGGAAGCTAGAGCAATTACGAGATACGTAAGAATGTCTCCTAGAAAAGCTAGATTAGTAGCTGACTTAGTGAGAGGAAAATCAGCACTAGAAGCATTAGATATTCTAGAATTTACAAATAAAAAAGCAGCTAGATTAATAAAGAAGACATTAGCATCAGCTATTGCTAATGCAACTAACAACTTCAAAATGGACGAAGATAAGTTAGTAGTTTCAACAATTATGATAAATGATGGACCAGCTCTTAAGAGAATAATGCCTAGAGCTATGGGAAGAGCAGATATAATCAGAAAGCCAACAGCTCACATTGTTGTTGCTGTTTCTGAAAAGTAG
- the rplP gene encoding 50S ribosomal protein L16, whose protein sequence is MLMPKRTKHRKMFRGRMKGTAQRGNTVAFGDYGLQALEPHWITNRQIESCRVAINRTFKREGKTFIRIFPDKPITARPAGVRMGKGKGSVEGWVAVVLPGRIMFEVSGVTEEKALAALRKAAMKLPVRCKIVKRENGGEN, encoded by the coding sequence ATGTTAATGCCAAAAAGAACAAAACATAGAAAAATGTTTAGAGGTAGAATGAAAGGTACAGCTCAAAGAGGAAACACTGTAGCATTCGGAGATTATGGACTACAAGCTCTTGAGCCACACTGGATAACAAATAGACAAATAGAATCATGCAGGGTTGCAATCAACAGAACATTCAAAAGAGAAGGAAAAACTTTCATAAGAATATTCCCTGACAAACCTATCACAGCTAGACCAGCTGGAGTGAGAATGGGTAAAGGTAAAGGAAGCGTTGAAGGTTGGGTAGCAGTAGTACTACCAGGAAGAATAATGTTCGAAGTTTCTGGAGTAACAGAAGAGAAAGCTTTAGCAGCATTAAGAAAAGCTGCAATGAAACTTCCTGTAAGATGTAAAATAGTAAAAAGAGAGAATGGTGGTGAAAACTAA
- the rplF gene encoding 50S ribosomal protein L6, producing MSRVGKKPIIVPSGVEVTINGNVVTVKGPKGTLTKEFNSELTIKEVKGEAHHQSVNEIVVERPNDLPAVRAIHGTTRALLNNMIVGVSTGFRKTLNLVGVGYRAAAKGKGLELALGYSHPVIIDEIPGITFTVEKNTTIHIDGIEKDVVGQVAADIRAKRAPEPYKGKGVKYSDEVVRRKEGKKS from the coding sequence ATGTCAAGAGTAGGTAAAAAACCTATAATAGTGCCTTCTGGAGTTGAAGTAACAATAAACGGAAACGTAGTTACTGTAAAAGGACCAAAAGGTACTCTAACAAAAGAATTTAATTCAGAATTAACAATAAAAGAAGTTAAAGGTGAAGCTCATCACCAATCTGTAAATGAAATCGTTGTTGAAAGACCAAACGATTTACCAGCTGTAAGAGCTATACATGGAACTACAAGAGCTCTATTAAACAACATGATCGTAGGAGTTTCTACAGGATTTAGAAAAACTCTTAACCTAGTTGGAGTTGGATACAGAGCAGCTGCAAAAGGAAAAGGACTAGAATTAGCACTAGGATATTCTCATCCAGTAATCATAGATGAAATTCCTGGAATTACATTCACAGTTGAGAAAAACACAACTATCCACATCGACGGTATCGAGAAAGATGTAGTAGGACAAGTTGCTGCTGATATAAGAGCTAAAAGAGCTCCTGAGCCATATAAAGGAAAAGGAGTTAAGTATTCTGACGAAGTTGTTAGAAGAAAAGAAGGTAAAAAATCGTAA
- the rpsN gene encoding 30S ribosomal protein S14, with translation MAKKSMIARDVKRAELCEKYAEKRAELKKRVAEGDMEAMFELNKLPKDSSVVRKRNRCQLDGRPRGFMREFGISRVKFRQLAGAGVIPGVKKSSW, from the coding sequence ATGGCAAAGAAGTCAATGATCGCTAGAGATGTTAAAAGAGCTGAACTATGCGAGAAATATGCTGAAAAAAGAGCTGAACTAAAGAAGAGAGTTGCTGAAGGAGATATGGAAGCAATGTTCGAATTAAACAAACTTCCAAAAGACTCTTCTGTAGTTAGAAAAAGAAATAGATGTCAGTTAGACGGAAGACCAAGAGGATTCATGAGAGAATTTGGAATTTCGAGAGTAAAATTCAGACAGCTTGCAGGAGCTGGAGTAATACCAGGAGTTAAAAAATCATCTTGGTAA
- the rpsS gene encoding 30S ribosomal protein S19 translates to MARSLKKGPFCDHHLMKKVEDAVASGNLKAVIKTWSRRSTIFPNFIGITFGVYNGKKHIPVHVTEQMVGHKLGEFAPTRTYYGHGVDKKKKK, encoded by the coding sequence ATGGCTAGATCATTAAAAAAAGGACCTTTCTGTGACCACCACTTAATGAAAAAAGTTGAAGATGCAGTAGCTTCTGGAAACTTAAAAGCAGTTATTAAGACTTGGTCAAGAAGATCAACAATATTCCCTAACTTCATCGGAATCACTTTTGGTGTATACAACGGGAAAAAACACATCCCTGTTCACGTAACTGAGCAAATGGTTGGACACAAATTAGGAGAATTTGCACCAACTAGAACTTACTACGGACACGGAGTAGATAAGAAAAAGAAAAAATAA
- the rpmC gene encoding 50S ribosomal protein L29 yields MRAKEIREMSTEDLVVKCKELKEELFNLKFQLSLGQLTNTAKIREVRREIARINTILNER; encoded by the coding sequence ATGAGAGCTAAGGAAATAAGAGAAATGTCAACTGAAGACTTAGTTGTTAAGTGTAAAGAGCTTAAGGAAGAGTTATTCAACCTAAAGTTCCAACTTTCATTAGGTCAACTTACTAACACTGCTAAAATCAGAGAAGTTAGAAGAGAAATTGCTAGAATAAATACAATCTTAAATGAAAGATAA
- the secY gene encoding preprotein translocase subunit SecY: protein MTLMEKFNMKLSNIMKIPELRERIVFTLLMFLVARVGTYIPAPGVDVDRLATMTAQSDILGYINMFSGGAFKRVSIFALGIVPYINSSIVFSLLAVIIPKIEEIQKEGESGRNKITQWTRYLTIGIAIIQSFGVCMWLQSVGLVTTPGMMFFLTTMVTLTAGTVFLMWIGEQISIKGIGNGVSLLIFLNVISGGPSNVVQTIQSMRGSKFLIPVLGLIALAGILVVAGIVIFQLGQRKIPIHYVGKGFNGRGGMGQNSYIPLKLNSAGVMPVIFASVVMMIPSAIVNAIPSEYTIKTTLAMVFSQSHPVYMIIYAIVIIFFSFFYTAIVFDPEKVADNLKQGGGTIPGIRPGSETVEYLEGVVTRITWGGAFFLAAISILPYAIFTSLGLPVFFGGTGIIIVVGVAIDTVQQINAHLVMREYKGFI, encoded by the coding sequence TTGACTTTAATGGAAAAATTTAATATGAAATTGAGTAACATTATGAAGATTCCTGAGTTAAGAGAGAGAATCGTCTTCACCTTGTTAATGTTTTTAGTTGCTAGGGTTGGTACATATATTCCTGCACCAGGAGTAGATGTAGATAGACTGGCAACTATGACAGCACAAAGTGATATATTGGGATATATCAATATGTTTTCTGGGGGAGCTTTCAAAAGAGTATCAATATTTGCTCTTGGGATAGTTCCTTACATTAACTCATCAATTGTATTCAGTCTATTGGCTGTAATTATTCCTAAGATTGAAGAGATTCAAAAAGAGGGAGAATCTGGTAGAAATAAAATTACTCAATGGACTAGATATTTAACTATTGGAATAGCTATAATTCAATCTTTTGGAGTGTGCATGTGGCTACAATCGGTAGGACTAGTAACAACTCCAGGAATGATGTTTTTCCTAACAACAATGGTAACTCTAACAGCTGGTACAGTTTTCTTAATGTGGATTGGAGAGCAAATCTCTATTAAAGGGATAGGAAATGGAGTTTCCCTTTTAATCTTCTTAAACGTAATATCTGGAGGACCTTCAAATGTTGTTCAGACTATTCAAAGTATGAGAGGAAGTAAATTTTTAATACCAGTATTAGGGCTAATTGCTTTAGCTGGAATATTAGTTGTAGCAGGAATAGTTATTTTCCAATTAGGGCAAAGAAAAATACCAATTCACTATGTAGGAAAAGGATTTAATGGAAGAGGAGGTATGGGTCAAAACTCATATATCCCTTTAAAATTAAATAGTGCAGGAGTAATGCCTGTAATCTTTGCATCTGTAGTTATGATGATTCCATCTGCTATAGTTAATGCAATACCTTCAGAATATACAATAAAAACTACATTAGCTATGGTATTTAGTCAAAGTCATCCAGTATATATGATAATATATGCTATAGTAATCATATTTTTCTCTTTCTTCTACACTGCTATAGTATTTGATCCTGAAAAGGTAGCAGATAACTTAAAGCAAGGTGGAGGAACAATTCCAGGAATAAGACCTGGAAGTGAAACAGTTGAGTATTTAGAAGGAGTTGTCACAAGAATAACTTGGGGTGGAGCTTTCTTCTTAGCAGCTATATCAATACTTCCATATGCAATTTTTACTTCTTTAGGACTTCCAGTTTTCTTTGGAGGAACAGGAATAATTATTGTAGTTGGAGTTGCTATTGATACAGTTCAACAAATAAATGCTCATCTAGTAATGAGAGAGTATAAAGGATTTATATAA
- the rplW gene encoding 50S ribosomal protein L23, translated as MTAYDIIKRPVITEKSEMLRREYNKYTFEVNTKANKIQIRKAVEELFNVKVESVSTLNSKPVVKRHGMKLYKTQAKKKAIVKLAQGSTITYFKEV; from the coding sequence ATGACAGCTTATGATATCATCAAAAGACCTGTTATCACTGAGAAAAGTGAAATGTTAAGAAGAGAGTATAACAAATATACTTTTGAAGTAAACACAAAAGCAAACAAAATTCAAATAAGAAAAGCTGTAGAGGAATTATTTAACGTAAAAGTTGAATCTGTATCTACTTTAAACTCTAAACCAGTTGTAAAAAGACACGGAATGAAACTTTACAAAACTCAAGCTAAAAAGAAGGCTATCGTTAAGTTAGCACAAGGAAGCACAATAACTTACTTCAAAGAAGTGTAG
- the rplO gene encoding 50S ribosomal protein L15: MKLNELMPSVPRKARKRVGRGESSGLGKTSGKGSNGQKSRAGGGVKPYFEGGQMPIYRRIPKRGFSNALFKKEYAVVTLDLLNRFEDGAEVTPEILFETGLVRKMMDGIKVLGNGTLDKKLTVKAHKISASAKAAIEAKGGVVEIIEVKTFADVAKNNK, from the coding sequence ATGAAATTAAACGAATTAATGCCTTCTGTACCAAGAAAAGCTAGAAAAAGAGTTGGAAGAGGAGAATCTTCTGGATTAGGAAAAACATCTGGAAAAGGAAGCAATGGACAAAAGTCTAGAGCTGGTGGAGGAGTAAAACCTTACTTCGAAGGTGGACAAATGCCTATCTATAGAAGAATTCCAAAAAGAGGTTTCTCTAACGCATTATTCAAGAAAGAGTATGCTGTAGTTACATTAGATCTTTTAAATAGATTTGAAGATGGAGCAGAAGTTACTCCAGAAATCTTATTCGAAACTGGATTAGTTAGAAAAATGATGGATGGTATCAAAGTTTTAGGAAACGGAACTTTAGATAAAAAATTAACTGTAAAAGCTCACAAAATTTCTGCATCAGCTAAAGCTGCAATAGAAGCTAAAGGTGGAGTAGTAGAAATTATAGAAGTTAAAACTTTTGCTGACGTTGCAAAAAACAACAAGTAA
- the rplB gene encoding 50S ribosomal protein L2 — protein MAIRKMKPITNGQRGMSRLVNTDLDNVRPEKSLTVPLKSAYGRDNYGHRTCRDRQKGHKRLYRIIDFKRNKLDIPARVESIEYDPNRTANIALLFYVDGEKRYILAPKGLKKGDMVMAGSQAEIKPGNALKIKDMPVGVQIHNIELQRGKGGQLVRSAGTAARLVAKEGTYCHVELPSGELRLIHGECMATIGEVGNSEHSLVQIGKAGRNRHMGKRPHVRGSVMNPVDHPHGGGEGKNPVGRKAPLTPWGKPALGVKTRGKKTTDKFIVRRRNDK, from the coding sequence ATGGCTATTAGAAAAATGAAACCTATAACTAACGGACAAAGAGGAATGTCAAGATTAGTTAATACAGATTTAGATAATGTAAGACCTGAAAAGTCTTTAACTGTACCTTTAAAATCTGCATATGGTAGAGACAACTATGGACATAGAACATGTAGAGATAGACAAAAAGGACACAAAAGACTTTACAGAATTATCGATTTCAAGAGAAATAAATTAGATATACCTGCTAGAGTAGAATCTATCGAGTATGATCCAAACAGAACAGCTAATATAGCTCTTTTATTCTACGTAGATGGAGAGAAAAGATATATACTAGCTCCTAAAGGACTAAAAAAAGGTGACATGGTTATGGCAGGATCTCAAGCTGAGATTAAACCAGGAAACGCACTTAAAATAAAAGATATGCCAGTAGGGGTTCAAATTCATAATATTGAACTACAAAGAGGAAAGGGTGGACAATTAGTTAGATCTGCAGGAACTGCAGCAAGACTAGTTGCAAAAGAAGGAACTTACTGTCACGTAGAGTTACCATCTGGAGAATTAAGATTAATCCACGGTGAGTGTATGGCTACTATCGGTGAAGTAGGAAACTCAGAACATAGCTTAGTACAAATTGGTAAAGCTGGAAGAAACAGACATATGGGTAAAAGACCTCATGTAAGAGGATCTGTAATGAACCCAGTTGATCACCCTCATGGAGGAGGAGAAGGAAAGAATCCTGTAGGTAGAAAAGCTCCTTTAACACCTTGGGGAAAACCTGCTTTAGGTGTTAAAACTAGAGGTAAGAAAACTACAGATAAGTTTATCGTAAGAAGAAGAAACGATAAGTAA
- the rplE gene encoding 50S ribosomal protein L5 — translation MSKYVSRYHKLYNDVISPALMKDLGINNVMECPKLEKIIVNMGVGEATQNSKLIDAAMGDLTIITGQKPIVRKAKKSEAGFKLREGMPIGAKVTLRKERMYDFLDRLVNVVLPRVRDFEGVSADSFDGRGNYSLGLRDQLVFPEIEFDKVEKLLGMSITIVSSAKNDEEGRALLKAFGMPFKK, via the coding sequence GTGTCTAAATACGTTTCTAGATATCATAAATTATATAACGACGTTATATCTCCAGCTTTAATGAAAGACTTAGGAATTAATAACGTTATGGAATGTCCAAAACTAGAAAAGATAATAGTAAATATGGGAGTTGGAGAAGCTACTCAAAACTCTAAATTAATAGATGCTGCTATGGGTGATTTAACTATCATTACTGGACAAAAACCAATAGTAAGAAAAGCTAAAAAATCTGAAGCAGGATTCAAATTAAGAGAAGGAATGCCAATCGGAGCAAAAGTTACTTTAAGAAAAGAAAGAATGTACGATTTTCTAGATAGATTAGTGAATGTAGTTCTTCCAAGAGTAAGAGACTTCGAAGGAGTTTCAGCTGATTCATTTGACGGAAGAGGAAACTACTCTTTAGGATTAAGAGATCAATTAGTTTTCCCTGAAATCGAATTCGATAAAGTTGAAAAACTTTTAGGAATGTCTATCACTATCGTTTCTTCTGCTAAAAATGATGAAGAAGGAAGAGCTTTACTTAAGGCGTTTGGAATGCCTTTCAAAAAGTAA
- the rpsQ gene encoding 30S ribosomal protein S17, whose protein sequence is MRNERKVREGIVVSDKMDKTIVVAIETMALHPIYKKRVKSTTKFKAHDENNVAQTGDRVRIMETRPLSRDKRWRLVEIVEKAR, encoded by the coding sequence TTGAGAAACGAAAGAAAAGTTAGAGAAGGAATAGTTGTTTCTGATAAAATGGATAAAACTATCGTTGTTGCAATAGAAACAATGGCTTTACACCCAATCTATAAGAAGAGAGTAAAAAGCACTACTAAGTTTAAAGCTCACGATGAAAATAATGTAGCTCAAACTGGAGATAGAGTAAGAATTATGGAAACTAGACCATTATCAAGAGATAAGAGATGGAGACTAGTAGAGATTGTTGAGAAAGCTAGATAA
- the rpsH gene encoding 30S ribosomal protein S8, whose product MYLTDPIADMLTRIRNANAVMHEKVDVPHSTLKDRIAEILKEEGYIANYKVVTDGNKKNIRVYLKYDGKERVIKGIKRISKPGRRVYSSVEDMPRVLSGLGIAIVSTSKGIVTDRVARRENVGGEILAFVW is encoded by the coding sequence ATGTATTTAACAGATCCAATTGCTGATATGTTAACAAGAATCAGAAATGCAAATGCAGTAATGCACGAGAAAGTAGATGTACCTCATTCAACATTAAAAGATAGAATAGCTGAAATCCTAAAAGAGGAAGGATATATCGCTAACTACAAAGTTGTAACTGATGGGAACAAGAAAAATATAAGAGTTTACTTAAAATATGATGGTAAAGAGAGAGTTATCAAAGGAATCAAAAGAATCTCTAAACCTGGAAGAAGAGTATATTCTTCAGTAGAAGATATGCCAAGAGTATTATCAGGATTAGGAATTGCTATCGTATCTACTTCTAAGGGAATTGTTACTGACAGAGTAGCTAGAAGAGAAAACGTAGGTGGAGAAATTCTTGCATTTGTTTGGTAA